A window from Candidatus Methylomirabilota bacterium encodes these proteins:
- a CDS encoding glycosyltransferase family 4 protein, translating to MRILHLMSCRGWSSDAYWAARVSRELARRGHEVTLACRAQTEVPVMERARQEGVERIATLGLGGGLKPTDVADLRRLRAWLATTDVVHVHRGKEHWLAAVANRLSATPRPIVRTRHISQAVRPHRANRWLYRRATALVVTVTEAIRRQYLASGLLPAERVVTLAGGADAERFRPLTADPEVRRRLGARSDELLVGMIGGLRIMKGHRVVVEAAGRLAGAGLRPRFVVVGRGTEEGAIREMLERSGLSGQFTLTGFVDDLPAVIAALDVALYVPLESDGMSRVVWEYLAAGRALIASRVGAVAEALVDDEHALLVPAGDGEALATALRRLGQDATLRHKLAQAGRRLVLERYSGARVAAALEEHYRRLIS from the coding sequence ATGAGGATCCTTCATCTGATGTCGTGCCGGGGCTGGTCGTCAGACGCGTACTGGGCTGCGCGCGTCAGCCGCGAGCTGGCGCGCCGCGGCCACGAGGTGACGCTCGCGTGCCGGGCGCAGACCGAGGTGCCCGTCATGGAGCGCGCGAGGCAGGAAGGCGTCGAGCGCATCGCCACGCTCGGCCTGGGCGGCGGCCTCAAGCCGACCGACGTCGCCGATCTGCGCCGCCTGCGGGCCTGGCTGGCGACGACCGACGTGGTGCACGTACACCGGGGCAAGGAGCACTGGCTGGCGGCGGTGGCGAACCGCCTGAGCGCCACGCCGCGACCGATCGTGCGAACGCGCCACATCTCCCAGGCCGTGAGACCGCACCGGGCCAACCGGTGGCTCTATCGCCGGGCGACGGCACTGGTCGTCACCGTGACCGAGGCGATTCGCCGGCAGTACCTCGCCTCGGGGCTGCTGCCGGCGGAGCGCGTGGTGACGCTCGCAGGCGGTGCAGATGCGGAACGATTTCGACCGCTCACCGCCGACCCAGAGGTGCGGCGCCGCCTCGGCGCGCGCAGCGACGAGCTGCTGGTCGGCATGATCGGTGGGCTGCGCATCATGAAGGGCCATCGGGTGGTCGTCGAGGCGGCGGGGCGCCTGGCCGGGGCAGGGCTCCGCCCGCGCTTCGTCGTCGTCGGCCGCGGAACCGAGGAGGGCGCGATTCGCGAGATGCTGGAGCGCTCCGGGCTCAGCGGGCAATTCACGCTCACGGGCTTCGTGGACGACCTGCCCGCGGTGATCGCGGCGCTGGATGTCGCGCTCTACGTCCCGCTCGAATCCGACGGCATGTCGCGCGTCGTCTGGGAGTATCTGGCGGCCGGGCGGGCGCTGATCGCGTCGCGGGTGGGCGCCGTCGCCGAGGCCCTGGTGGACGACGAGCATGCCCTGCTGGTCCCCGCCGGGGACGGCGAGGCGCTCGCGACGGCGCTGAGGCGCCTCGGTCAGGATGCGACGCTCCGCCACAAGCTGGCCCAGGCGGGCCGGCGGCTGGTCCTGGAGCGTTACTCGGGCGCCCGCGTCGCCGCCGCCCTGGAGGAGCATTACCGCCGGCTCATCTCGTGA
- a CDS encoding glycosyltransferase: protein MKISILAFDLSDNAAGRAELLARLLTPRYEVAVVGPRFGQGLWPPLASSPIEYHSLPARRLPRFLADLPALLRLADGDIIYASKPRPTSYGLALLARRQRRRPLVLDIDDWELGFFYRAGFWGRVGRALNLGNPNGLPWTWLCERLVGAADAVTVASRFLERRFGGLLVPHVRDTGAWDPARFDPDVARARLGVRRRPVVMFLGTPRAYKGVDDLVDAVGLLGGDAVLVLIGVKPATPAARRWASRPFVRIVGEIPFDDVPRYLVAADVVAVPQRATTDTVGQVPAKLFDAMALGRPIVATAVSMIPEILDGCGLVVAAGDVRALAAALRRLLDDRNAAAALGRRARQRCVAEYSFTAARARLYPLMERFAAAVR from the coding sequence GTGAAGATCTCCATCCTGGCGTTCGATCTCTCGGACAACGCCGCCGGCCGGGCCGAGCTGCTGGCCCGGCTGCTCACACCCCGGTACGAGGTCGCCGTGGTCGGACCCCGGTTCGGTCAGGGGCTCTGGCCGCCGCTGGCGAGCAGCCCGATCGAGTACCACAGCCTGCCGGCGCGCCGCTTGCCCCGCTTCTTGGCCGATCTGCCCGCTCTCCTCCGGCTCGCCGACGGCGACATCATCTACGCCTCGAAGCCGCGGCCGACGAGCTACGGCCTGGCACTCCTGGCGCGACGGCAGCGACGGCGGCCGCTCGTCCTCGACATCGACGACTGGGAGCTCGGCTTCTTCTATCGCGCGGGATTCTGGGGGCGGGTGGGCCGCGCTCTGAACCTCGGCAACCCCAACGGCCTGCCCTGGACGTGGCTGTGCGAGAGGCTGGTGGGGGCGGCCGACGCTGTCACCGTCGCCTCGCGGTTTCTGGAACGCCGGTTCGGCGGCCTGCTGGTCCCGCACGTGCGCGACACCGGGGCCTGGGATCCCGCCCGCTTCGACCCCGACGTCGCTCGCGCGAGGCTGGGCGTGAGGCGACGCCCCGTGGTGATGTTCCTGGGCACGCCGCGCGCCTACAAGGGCGTGGACGATCTCGTCGACGCCGTCGGCCTGCTCGGGGGCGACGCGGTGCTGGTGCTGATCGGCGTGAAGCCCGCGACGCCGGCCGCGCGGCGGTGGGCCTCGCGCCCGTTCGTGAGGATCGTCGGCGAGATTCCCTTCGACGACGTGCCCCGCTACCTCGTCGCCGCCGATGTCGTCGCGGTGCCCCAGCGCGCCACCACGGATACCGTGGGGCAGGTGCCCGCCAAGCTCTTCGACGCCATGGCCCTGGGCCGGCCGATCGTGGCCACGGCCGTCTCGATGATCCCGGAGATCCTGGACGGTTGCGGCCTCGTCGTGGCGGCCGGCGACGTTCGCGCGCTCGCGGCGGCGCTCCGGCGGCTGCTGGACGACCGGAATGCGGCGGCCGCCCTGGGGCGGCGGGCCCGCCAGCGCTGCGTGGCCGAGTACAGCTTCACCGCGGCCCGCGCGCGGCTCTACCCGCTGATGGAGAGATTCGCGGCCGCCGTCCGATG